Below is a window of Bradyrhizobium sp. SZCCHNS1050 DNA.
GTGCCGCTCATCGGGACCAAGCACCACCGGGATCATGTGCTTGCCGAGCAGCTCGGCCTGCTTCTTCTTCGACTTGTGCTCGCGCCAGCGCTCGCGTTTCTCCTTCACCTCGCGCATGCCCACGGTCATCTGCGTCGGGCGCAGGGACAGGATCGGCACGGGATGAAGCAGCGGCTCGCGGGTATTGGCCATGGCTGGGCTCCGGGGGATGATCAGCATTATGCCACGCCTGCCGAGCCGTTCCAGCGCATCTGCCCGTAGCTGCGACGCCGTTCGGACCGGCCGCGGCAGGTTCCAATCACCCGCGGAGCGGGCGCCGATTGGATGCATCCGAGGAGCGAGATGCTTTGCTGATGCAGCTCAATTATGGCAAAGTTTCTTTGTGAGAGGTCGGGCCTGCGTGCTAGAAAGGACCATCGGAGTCGAGGCATGAAGTCCCAGCGCCCCATTGCAGCGGAGGAAGAGCATCGCGTGGTGCCGTTCCGGCCGCGCAGCAGTCCGGTGCGGCGCGTCACCGAGGGCGGCAGTCCGCCGATTCAGCTGCATCGGGGCGAGCGGCCGACACTCGATCTCTCCCGGTATGAGCAGCCCCGCGAGGAGCCCGATGACTTCCGTCACCGCATCCTGGCCAACATCGCCGCCATCGCCTTCACGGTCGCGTTGACCGCGATCGGCATCTGGCTGGCGATGAGCATTGCCGACCTGCGCAAGACCCAGGACTGCCTGCTGACCGGACGGCGCGACTGCGCCCGCATCATCACCGAGACCTACACGCCCTGATCCCCCTGCTGGACGCGGCTGCCGCGGCCGACGAGGCATCACAATCCCGCCACAACCGCCGTGTCCGGCTCCATTGAACTCACCGCGTCGCTCCGATATACGGGCACACGACTCCCGGGCGACGGGGGTAGAAGGGCTCGCATCAGACGGCCCCGGGGGCGCGGTGTCCTCCCGTCGCCACCTACCGGATTAGCTCCAAAATATCAAAGGCTTAGTGATGTCCTCAACATTCGATCAGGTCGCCACGATCATCGCTGAAACCTGCGACATCCCGCGCGACACGATCACGCCGGATAGCCATGCCATCGACGATCTGGGCATCGACAGCCTCGATTTCCTCGACATCGCATTTGCGATCGACAAGGCCTTCGGGATCAAGCTGCCGCTCGAGAAGTGGACGCAGGAAGTCAACGACGGCAAAGCCAGCACCGAGCAGTATTTCGTGCTGAAGAACCTGTGCGCCCGCATCGACGAGCTGGTCGCCGCCAAGGGCGCGTGAGCGCCCGCCATGCAGATCGAATACTTCCTGCTCATCGACCGCATTCTCGATCTCCGGCTGGACGAGAAGACCATCACCGTCGAAGCCAAGGTCCCCACCGAAAGCACGATCTTCGAAGGACATTTCCCGGGCTATCCGATCATGCCCGGCGTTCTCCTGATCGAATCGATGGCGCAGACATCGGGCTGGCTGCTGCTCGCGCTGATGAAGTTCGAGCGGATGCCGTTCCTTGCCGCAGTCAAGGAGGCCAAGATGCGCGGCTTCGTGTCGCCGGGCGAGGTGCTGACCGTCGAGGCCAACGTGCTGCACGAGGGCTCCGGTTACGCCATGACCGAAGCGCGCGTGAAGGTCGGCGGCAAACTGCGTTCGAATGCGACCATCACTTTCAGTCACGTCCCCTTCCCCAATCCGGAGCTGCGCGGGCACATGGACGCCGTCGCCGAGCGCGTCGGCTTTCCGCAACAGGTCCTGCAGCGATGAGTGAGACGACAGCCGTGACCTCCGAACCCGTCGAAGTCTGGATCACCGGTATCGGTCTTGCGACCTCGCTTGGCGAGGGACTCGATGCGAACTGGGACGCCCTCAACTCCGGCCGGATCAACGTCGATGAGCAGGGTTTCGCGCCCTACATCGTGCATCCCTGGGCCAAGGTGAATCTGGAAGCGCAGATCCCGAAGAAGGAGCAGCGCCAGATGGAGGCGTGGCAGCGCATCGGCACCTATGCCGCCGGGCTTGCGCTGGATTCCGCCGGCCTCAAGGGCAACAAGGACATCCTGTCGCGGATGGACATGATCGTCGCCGCGGGCGGCGGTGAGCGCGACATCTCCGTCGACACCGCGATCCTCAACGCGGAAGCCCAGGGCAATTGCACGCCCGGCTTCCTGAACGATCGGCTGATGAGCGACCTGCGCCCGACCCTGTTCCTGGCGCAGTTGTCCAACCTGCTCGCCGGCAACATCGCGATCTCGCACGGCGTCTGCGGCACCTCGCGCACCTTCATGGGCGAGGAGGTTGCGGGCGTCGACGCGTTCAAGATCGCTTTGGCCCGCATCGCCGGCGGCCAGAGCGACATCGCGCTGGTCGGCGGCTCGCACAATGGCGAGCGCAAGGATCTGCTCGTGCTGTACGAGTTCGGCGACTACAATCTGAAGAACGAATTCAAGCCGGTCTGGTCCCGCAAGGACCATCCGGGCTTCGCGCTCGGATCGGCCGGCGCGTTCCTGGTGCTGGAATCCAGGCCACATGCCGAGGCCCGCGGCGCCAAGCCGCTGGCCCGGCTCAGCAAGGTCGTCGCCGACCGCGCCCGCCGCAAGGAGGCAGGCGCGGTGACCGGAACGCTGGACCGTCTGTGGTTGGCGCTCGACGTCCACGAGGCCCCCGGCGCCATCATCACCGGCGCGACCGGCGCCGAGCCGGTGACGTCGGAGGAGCGCGCATTCCTCGACCATCACAAGGCGTTCGCGGTGCGCTCGAGCGGGACCCGCTTCGGCCATTCGATGGAGGCGCAGTTCGCGCTCGGTCTCGCGCTCGCTGCGCTCTCGATCTCGCGCGGCGCGCTGTTCGCGCCGGGTGACGCCTCGGGCGTGGAGACCGACATGAAGGATGCTCCGGCCCAGATCGTGGTGGTCGGCGCCGGCCACTACCGCGGCGAAGGCATGGCCTTGGTCGAAGCAGTCAAGTGAACGCGGCACGGCCTTAAGAAGACACGACGGGGGACATCATGAGTGTACGCGACAAGTTTGGACGCCCCATCGTGGTCGTGACCGGGATGGGCATCGTCACCTCCCTTGGGGCAGGCAAGTCCGATAATTGGAACAAGCTCGTGGCCGGCGAGTCCGGAATCCGCACCATCACGCGGTTTCCGATCGACGGCTTGAAGACGACCATGGCCGGCACGGTCGATTTCGTCCCCGTGGCGCCGTTCACGTCGACGGGACTGTCCGAGCGGCTCGGTCACATGGCCGTCGAGGAAGCCATCGCGCAGGCTGGAATCGGCAGCAAGGGCGATTTTCCGGGCCCGCTGTTTCTCGCCGTGGCGCCGGTCGAGATCGAGTGGCCCCAGCGTCTGGAGCTCGCGCACGAGGTTGGCGGCACTCAGTTCACCTATGACGACCTGCTGAAGGTCTGCGGCGGCGGCAAGTTCGTCAACTATCACCACCGCTTCCTGTTCGGCTCGGTCGCCGATTCGCTGTCCGACACCTTCGGCACCAAGGGCTCGCCGATCTCGCTGTCGACCGCCTGCGCCTCCGGCGCGACCGCGATCCAGCTCGGCGTCGAAGCCATCCGACGCGGTGAGACTGACGTCGCGCTATGCGCCGCCACCGAAGGCTCGGTCAATCCGGAAGGGCTCGTGCGCTTCTCGCTGCTGTCGGCGCTGTCGACCCAGAACGACCCGCCGCAGGCCGCCTCCAAGCCGTTCTCCAAGAACCGCGATGGCTTCGTGATGGCCGAGGGCGCCGGCGCGCTGGTGCTGGAAAGCTACGACGCGGCCGTGGCGCGCGGCGCCAAGATCCTCGGCGTCGTCGCTGGCTGCGGCGAGCTGACCGACTCCTTCCACCGCACCCGTTCCTCGCCGGACGGCAAGCCGATCATCGGCTGCATCCGCAAGGCGCTCGCCGATGCCGGCATGGCCCCTGAGCAGATCGACCATATCAATGCCCACGGCACCGCCACGCCCGAGAACGACAAGATGGAATATGTCGGCGTCTCCGCCGTGTTCGGCGAGCACACCAGCAAGATTCCAGTGTCGTCGAACAAGTCGATGGTCGGCCACACGATCTCGGCAGCCGGCGCGGTCGAGGCGATCTTCTCGCTGCAGACGCTCGAGCATCAGCGCATTCCGCCGACCATCAACTACGACATTCCGGATCCCGCGATCCTGTTCGACGTCGTCGGCAACAAGGCCCGCGATGCGCGCGTCACCACCGTGATGTCGAATTCGTTCGGCTTCGGCGGCCAGAACGCCTCGCTGATCCTGACGCGCGAACCGGCCTGATCCGCCGCTGCCATCGATGAGTCTCCTGCCCCTCCGGACCAAGCTCGTGATCCGCCGAGCCGTGAAGTCGGCCGGGGCTTCCGCCGTCGGCGCGCTGACGGTCGGCATGCTCAGGACCACGCGCTATTTCGACCCGCAGAAGACGGCCGACCGCTTCGCGCGCATTGCGCAGATGATCGGGCCACGCCTGCGCGAGCAGCGCATTGGTCGCGACAATCTCACCGCGGCCTTCCCGGAGAAATCGCCCGACGAGATCGAGAGAATCCTCGCCGGCGTGTGGGACAATCTCGGCCGCGTCGGCGCCGAGTTCGCCCATCTCGACAAGATCTGGGATTACGACGAGGCGCATCCCGAGCGCAGCCGGATCGAGCTGTCGCCGCGCACCCATGAGCTGTTTCATCAGCTCCGTCTCGACGGCAAGCCAGCCCTGATCTTTGCCAGCCATCTCGCCAATTGGGAGATGCCGGCGCTGGCGGCGGTCGCCCATAAGCTCGATACGGCGATCCTTTATCGTCGACCCAACATCGCCGCCGCCGACCGCATCATCCAGGAGATACGGCAGGTCAAGATGGGCACACTGGTCCCGGCCGGCCGCGACGCCCCGCTGCGGCTGGCCCAGGCGCTCAAGAACGGCCAGCACGTTGCCATGCTGGTCGATCAGTACCTGACCGGCGGCGTCGAGGTGACGTTCTTCGGCCGCAAGACCCGCGCCAATCCGATGCTGGCCCGCCTCTTACGCCAGGTCGAATGCCCGGTGCATGGCGTGCGCATCATCCGCCTCCCCGGCAATCGCTTCCGCGCCGAAGTCTCGGAGGAAGTGACGCCGGTGCGGACGGCCGACGGACAGATCGACATCCAGGGCACGACGCAGGCGATCACCGACGTCGTCGAGAGTTGGGTCCGCGAATATCCCGAGCAATGGCTCTGGCTGCACCGGCGCTGGCGGTAGCTCGCGCCGTACCAAATTCCACCCCAAGGAAGCCGGTTGGCAGCATCCGATGCCGTCGACAGGCCCATCCGAAGAAAACTCTTACCTCCTACACGAACGCTCGCTACCTTGGCCGCCGATCCGACAGATGTTCGGAAGCTCCAGGGAGGACAAGCGCGAATGTTTTCGCATGTGATGATCGGCACCAACGACCTCGACAAGGCCAAGGCCTTCTACGACAAGCTGCTGGGGACGCTGGGCGTGCGCCCCGCCAGGGTCGACGGCCACCGCATTTTCTACATCACACCGACCGGCATCTTCTCGGTGTCGAAGCCGATCAACGGCCAGCCCGCGACCCCTGCCAATGGCGGCACCATCGGCTTTGCCTGCAGCTCGCCCGAACAGGCCGACGCCTGGCATGCGGCGGGGCTCGAAGCCGGCGGCACCACCTGCGAAAACCCGCCTGGTGTTCGTGAAGGTTCGGCCGGCAAGCTGTATCTCGCCTACCTGCGCGACCTCGACGGCAACAAGCTCTGCGCGATGCACCGGATGACGTGATCGATCTCAACCGATTTGTCAGATCAAACCAAGCGATCAAGTCTCGTCATTCCGGGGCGATGCGCAGCATCGAACCCGGAATCTCGAGATTCCGGGTCTGGTGCTTGCTCACCATCCCGGAATGACGGGAGTCATCACCTGCCCGTCTTCACCTTGGTCCAGAGCCGGTTGATGATCCGCTGCGTCGCCGGCTCACGGGCGGTGATGACGAACAGCTTCTTCAAGGTCGCGTCGTCCGGATAGATGTTCTTGTCGCCAAGGATCTTCGGGTCGATCAGCTTCTGGCTGGCCAGGTTGCCGTTGGCATAGGACAGGAAGTCCGAGTTCTTGGCGGCGACCTCCGGGCGGTAGAGGTAGTTGATCAGCGCATACGCCTCAGCCACGTGCGGGGCGTCGGCGGGAATCGCAAAATTGTCGAAGAACATCTGCGCCCCCTCTTTCGGGATCGCATAGCCGATCTCGACGCCGTTCTTCGCTTCCTGGGCACGGCTCCTCGCCTGCATGATATCGCCGGACCAACCGACGACGAGGCAGATCTCGCCGGTGGCGAGCGCGCTCAGATATTCCGACGAATGAAACTTGCGCACCGATGGCGCGACCTTGCCGACCACCTCGGCCGCCTTCTCCAGGTCGGCCTGCCTGGTCGAGTTCGGGTCGATGCCGAGATAGCTCAGCGCCGCCGGAAAGATGTCGTCGGCGGAATCCAGCATGTGGACTCCGCAATCCTTGAACTTGGCGAGGTTCTCCGGCTTGAACACCATGTCCCAGCTGTCGATCCGCGCGCCGGGACCCAGGATCTTCTCGACCGCCTTGACGTTGTAGCCGATCCCGGTCGTGCCCCACATGTAGTTGACGGCGAACTGATTGCCGGGATCGTAGGTGGCGAGACGCTCGGTCACGACAGGCCAGGCATTGGCGAGATTCGGCAGCTTCGACTTGTCGAGCGGCTGGAAGATTTTTGCCTTGATCTGGCGCTGTAGGAAGTACGCGGTCGGCACCACGACGTCGTAGCCGGATTTGCCGGCGAGCAGCCGCGTCTCCAGGGTCTCGTTGGCGTCGAACGTGTCGTAGACCACCTTGATGCCGGTCTCCTTGGTGAAGTCGTCAAGGACACCGGGCGCCATGTAGTTCGACCAGTTGTAGAAGTTGACGACGCGCTCCTCGGCGCGCCCCGCCGGTACGGAAAGCGTCAACGCCGCGACGGCCAGCGCCAGAGCCGAACCCATGCAGCCGCGCGTCATCACTTGTCTCCTAGCGCCGGTGGATGGCGTCCGACAGACGCTCCAGCGCCGTATCCAGGGTTGCGTCCTTCTTGGCAAAGCAGAACCGCACCACGGAGGTCACGGCATCCGTCTCGTAGAACGCCGACACCGGGATGGCGGCCACCTTGTAGTCGTGGACGATGCGGCGGCAGAACTGCTCGTCGGTCTCGTTGAGGCCGAGCGGCGAAAGGTCGACGGTCAGGAAGTAGGTTCCCTGCGCCTTCAGCACGGGAAAGCCCAGGCTTTCGAGACCGGCCGTGAGCCGGTCGCGGCTGCGCGCGAGCTCGCTGCGCATGTTGACGAAATAGTCGTCCGACTTGCCGAGGCCGTAGGCGACTGCGACCTGCAGGTTCGGCGCGGTCGTGAACGTCAGGAATTGATGCACCTTGGCGGCCACGCGCAACAAATGCGGCGCGGCGCAGACGAAGCCGATCTTCCAGCCCGTCAACGAGAAGATCTTGCCTGCCGAGCCGACCTTGATGGTGCGGTCGCGCATCCCGGGAATCGCGATCAGCGGAATGTGCGCGCGGCCGTCGAACACGACGTGCTCCCACACCTCGTCGCAGATCGCGACCGCGTCGAACTCCTGGCAGAAGCGTGCCAACAGCTCGAGGTCCTCGCGCGGGTAGACCACCGCGGCCGGGTTGAGCGGGTTGTTGAACAGTACCGCCTTGGTCTTTGGCGAGAACGCCTGCCGCAGCATCTCCTCCGAGAGCCGCCAATGCGGCGGCTCGAGGCGGACGAGGCGCGGAATGCCGCCGGCCTGGCGGATGATCGGCAGATAGGAATCATAGACCGGCTGAAAGCAGATCACCTCGTCGCCCGGCTCGACCACCGACAGGATCGCCGACGTCAGCGCTTCGGTGCCGCCGGAGGTGACCATGACCTCGCTCATCGGATCGAGATCGAGCTTGTGCCAGTGCTTGTAGTGCGCGGCGATGGCCTGGCGCAGCTCCGGCAGGCCCATCATCGACGGATACTGATTGTAGCCGTTGAGGACCGCGTCGGCTGCGGCGCGGCGGATATCCTCCGGGCCCGGATCGTCGGGAAAGCCCTGCCCCAGATTGATGGCGTCGTTGTCGCGCGCGAGCTGCGACATCTGCTCGAAAATGGTGACGGGCAGGTCGGCGAAGACCTTGTTCTGCGAGATCATGATCGCCTGTCAGCCGCCGGTCCTGGTCGGCAGGCCGGCCGCCTTCCAGCCGAGCATACCGCCCTGGAGATGCTTGTCGTAGGGCAGCCCGGCGGCCTGCGCGGCGAGCGATGCCGTCACCGAGCGCTTGCCAGAGCGGCAGGCGAACACGACGTCCTTGCCTTGGGGATCCGGGATCAGCTTCGGGTCGAAGCCCGACAGCGGAACGACGACGCCGTCGGGATAGGCTTCCGCGGAAACTTCATTCGGCTCGCGCACGTCAACCAGAAGAATTCGCCCTTCCGCGATCCCCTGGGCCACGTCCTGCGGGGTCAAATCGTGCACAACAGCCACGCCCATCCTCCAAGCCTTCAGCGGGGCCGTATCGGCCCTGATCCGGCCGCCAAACTCACCCCAGACGCTGCGAAAATCAAGCGCTTCGGCACGCTGACGGGATGGGTCTCGAGCTCAGATCGTGACCTGGGTGCCGACCTCCACCACCCGCCCGCTCGGGATCTGGAAATAGTCGGTCGCATCGTTGGCGGAGCGGCTCATCGAGATGAACAGGTGATCCTGCCAACGCGGCATGCCCGAGTGCGCAGCCGGCTTCAGCGCGCGGCGCGACAGGAAGAACGAGGTCGACATGATGTCGAACTGCCAGCCGAGCTTGCGCGCGATCGCCAGGGCGCGCGGCACGTTGGGCGATTCCATGAAGCCGAAGCGCAACGTCACCTTGGAAAACGTCGGACTGATCTGCTCGAGGCGAACGCGTTCGGACGGCTCGATGCGCGGCGTCGGCGCGGTCTCGATCGTCAGGATCACGTTCTTTTCGTGCAGCACCTTGTAGTGCTTGAGGCTGTGCATCAGCGCGGTCGGCGCGCTCAAGGGATCGCTGGTCAGGAACACGGCCGTACCGGCCACCCGCTGCGGCGGACGCTTCTCAAGCATGGTCACGAGATCGGCGAGCGGGAATTCGAGCTTGCGCGACTTGTCGAACAAGAGCCGGCTGCCGCGCCGCCACGTGTACATCAGCGTCATCACGAAGCCGCCCAGCGCCAGCGGCACCCAGCCGCCTTCGAACACCTTCAGGAGGTTCGCCGCCAGGAAGGTCAGGTCCAGGAACAGGAACGGCGCAATCAGCGCGGCGGCCGCGAACGGCGACCACCGCCAGACCTTCCAGATCACGACGAAGCCCATCATGGCCGTCACGACCATGGTGCCGGTGACCGAGATGCCGTAGGCCGAGGCCAGCGCGCTGGACGACTTGAACATCAGCACGAGCAGCATGACCGAGATCAGCAGCAGCTTGTTGATGCGCGGAATGTAGATCTGGCCAGAATGCGCCTCGGAGGTGTGACGGATCTCGAAGCGCGGCAGCAGGCCGAGCTGGATCGCCTGCCGGGTCAGCGAATAGGCACCGGTGATGACGGCCTGGCTCGCGATGACGGTCGCCATGGTGGCGAGCGCGACCATCGGGATCAGCGCCCAATCCGGGAACATCAGGAAGAACGGGTTCTCGATCGCCTTCGCGTCGGCGATCACCAGCGCCCCCTGCCCCAGATAGTTCAGCGCCAGCGACGGCAGCACGATGAACAGCCAGGCGGTCTGGATCGGCCGCTTGCCGAAATGGCCGAGGTCGGCATACAGCGCCTCGGCGCCGGTGACGGCAAGGAACACCGCGCCGAGCGTGATGAAGCCGATGATCCCGTGATGCAGCATGAAGGTCACGGCATGCAGCGGGTTGATCGCCCACAGCACCTCCGGATGGTGCAGGATCGGCGGCAACGCCGCGATCCCGATCACCAGGAACCAGATCAGCATGATCGGGCCGAAGAACGCCGCCACCTTGGCCGTGCCGCGCACCTGGACCGCGAACAGCATGACCAGGATGATGACCGTGAGCGGCACGACGTAGGGATCGAACGCCGCCGTCACCAGCTTGATGCCCTCGATCGCCGACAGGACGGACAGGGCCGGCGTGATCACCGCGTCGCCATAGAACAGCGCGCCGCTGACGATACCGAGCAGAACGATGACGCTGGCGCCGCGCGTGACCGCACGCTGGGCGAGCGCCATCAGCGCCAGGGTGCCGCCCTCGCCGTGGTTGTCGGCGCGCAGCAGGATCACGACGTATTTGAGGGTCACGACGACGATGAGAGCCCACAGGATGAGCGAGATCACCCCCATCACGGCGTGAGGCGCAGCTTCGCCGCTGCTGCTCGCAGCCATGACCGCTTCACGCAACGCGTACAGCGGGCTGGTGCCGATGTCGCCATAGACGACACCGATGCTTCCCAGTGTCAGCGCCGCGAAGCTCGCCGTGGAATGGGCGTTGCCATGCCCGTTGGTCGCCGGCGCTTCCGCGGGCGTAGCTGCGACGTCGACTGTCATGGGGTAGCCCCCTCGAGGACTCGTTAATGCTTCACTGCACAACGCGGCAGAGCGCGCGGCTTATAGCGGCAGCGCGTTGCGACGGACCTGTCGGGAATGCGCCTCAGCCATGCATTTAGGCATACACGAGACATCAGGGAAGACCAACCGATCAAATCGTTACCTGGGTACCCACCTCGACGACCCGGCCCGTGGGAATCTGGAAATAATCCGTGGCGTCGTTGGCCGACCGGCTCAGACCAATGAAGAGATGGTCCTGCCAGGCCGGCATGCCCGACTGGGACGATGGCTTCAACGAGCGGCGCGAGACGAAGAACGACGTGGACATGATGTCGAACTGCCAGCCGAGCTTGCGCGCCACCGCGAGCGCGCGCGGCACGTTCGGGGATTCCATGAATCCGAAGCGCAGCCGCACCTTGGAAAACTTCTCGCTGATCTTCTCCATGCGCACGCGCTCCGAGACATCGACCCGCGGCGTCTGCGCGGTCTCGATGGTCAGGATCACGTTGTGCTCGTGCAGCACCTTGTTGTGCTTGAGATTGTGCAGCAATGCGGTCGGCACCGAGGTCGGATCGCTCGTGAGAAACACCGCCGTGCCCTTGACGATGTGAGGAGGCCTCTTCTCCAGGCTGGTGATCAGGTCATCCAGCGGAACCTCGATCTTGCGCGTCTTGAGCACCAAGATCGCCGAACCACGCCGCCAGGTCCAGATCGTCACGACCATCGCGGCACCGAACAGCAGCGGAACCCAGGCTCCTTCGAGGAGCTTCAGCAGGTTGGCGCTGAAGAAGGTCATATCGACGATGACGAAGGGAGCGATCACGGCAGCCGCCACGGCCGCACGCAAGTTCCACAGCTTCCAGATCACCACGAAGCCCATGATGCCGTCGGCGACCATGGTGGTGGACACTGCGATGCCGTAGGCGGAGGCGAGATTGCTCGAGGTCCGGAACAG
It encodes the following:
- a CDS encoding 3-hydroxyacyl-ACP dehydratase FabZ family protein, which produces MQIEYFLLIDRILDLRLDEKTITVEAKVPTESTIFEGHFPGYPIMPGVLLIESMAQTSGWLLLALMKFERMPFLAAVKEAKMRGFVSPGEVLTVEANVLHEGSGYAMTEARVKVGGKLRSNATITFSHVPFPNPELRGHMDAVAERVGFPQQVLQR
- a CDS encoding lipid A biosynthesis lauroyl acyltransferase, coding for MSLLPLRTKLVIRRAVKSAGASAVGALTVGMLRTTRYFDPQKTADRFARIAQMIGPRLREQRIGRDNLTAAFPEKSPDEIERILAGVWDNLGRVGAEFAHLDKIWDYDEAHPERSRIELSPRTHELFHQLRLDGKPALIFASHLANWEMPALAAVAHKLDTAILYRRPNIAAADRIIQEIRQVKMGTLVPAGRDAPLRLAQALKNGQHVAMLVDQYLTGGVEVTFFGRKTRANPMLARLLRQVECPVHGVRIIRLPGNRFRAEVSEEVTPVRTADGQIDIQGTTQAITDVVESWVREYPEQWLWLHRRWR
- a CDS encoding polyamine ABC transporter substrate-binding protein, which translates into the protein MTRGCMGSALALAVAALTLSVPAGRAEERVVNFYNWSNYMAPGVLDDFTKETGIKVVYDTFDANETLETRLLAGKSGYDVVVPTAYFLQRQIKAKIFQPLDKSKLPNLANAWPVVTERLATYDPGNQFAVNYMWGTTGIGYNVKAVEKILGPGARIDSWDMVFKPENLAKFKDCGVHMLDSADDIFPAALSYLGIDPNSTRQADLEKAAEVVGKVAPSVRKFHSSEYLSALATGEICLVVGWSGDIMQARSRAQEAKNGVEIGYAIPKEGAQMFFDNFAIPADAPHVAEAYALINYLYRPEVAAKNSDFLSYANGNLASQKLIDPKILGDKNIYPDDATLKKLFVITAREPATQRIINRLWTKVKTGR
- a CDS encoding potassium transporter Kup, coding for MTVDVAATPAEAPATNGHGNAHSTASFAALTLGSIGVVYGDIGTSPLYALREAVMAASSSGEAAPHAVMGVISLILWALIVVVTLKYVVILLRADNHGEGGTLALMALAQRAVTRGASVIVLLGIVSGALFYGDAVITPALSVLSAIEGIKLVTAAFDPYVVPLTVIILVMLFAVQVRGTAKVAAFFGPIMLIWFLVIGIAALPPILHHPEVLWAINPLHAVTFMLHHGIIGFITLGAVFLAVTGAEALYADLGHFGKRPIQTAWLFIVLPSLALNYLGQGALVIADAKAIENPFFLMFPDWALIPMVALATMATVIASQAVITGAYSLTRQAIQLGLLPRFEIRHTSEAHSGQIYIPRINKLLLISVMLLVLMFKSSSALASAYGISVTGTMVVTAMMGFVVIWKVWRWSPFAAAALIAPFLFLDLTFLAANLLKVFEGGWVPLALGGFVMTLMYTWRRGSRLLFDKSRKLEFPLADLVTMLEKRPPQRVAGTAVFLTSDPLSAPTALMHSLKHYKVLHEKNVILTIETAPTPRIEPSERVRLEQISPTFSKVTLRFGFMESPNVPRALAIARKLGWQFDIMSTSFFLSRRALKPAAHSGMPRWQDHLFISMSRSANDATDYFQIPSGRVVEVGTQVTI
- a CDS encoding acyl carrier protein, translated to MSSTFDQVATIIAETCDIPRDTITPDSHAIDDLGIDSLDFLDIAFAIDKAFGIKLPLEKWTQEVNDGKASTEQYFVLKNLCARIDELVAAKGA
- a CDS encoding aminotransferase; translated protein: MISQNKVFADLPVTIFEQMSQLARDNDAINLGQGFPDDPGPEDIRRAAADAVLNGYNQYPSMMGLPELRQAIAAHYKHWHKLDLDPMSEVMVTSGGTEALTSAILSVVEPGDEVICFQPVYDSYLPIIRQAGGIPRLVRLEPPHWRLSEEMLRQAFSPKTKAVLFNNPLNPAAVVYPREDLELLARFCQEFDAVAICDEVWEHVVFDGRAHIPLIAIPGMRDRTIKVGSAGKIFSLTGWKIGFVCAAPHLLRVAAKVHQFLTFTTAPNLQVAVAYGLGKSDDYFVNMRSELARSRDRLTAGLESLGFPVLKAQGTYFLTVDLSPLGLNETDEQFCRRIVHDYKVAAIPVSAFYETDAVTSVVRFCFAKKDATLDTALERLSDAIHRR
- a CDS encoding beta-ketoacyl-ACP synthase; the encoded protein is MSVRDKFGRPIVVVTGMGIVTSLGAGKSDNWNKLVAGESGIRTITRFPIDGLKTTMAGTVDFVPVAPFTSTGLSERLGHMAVEEAIAQAGIGSKGDFPGPLFLAVAPVEIEWPQRLELAHEVGGTQFTYDDLLKVCGGGKFVNYHHRFLFGSVADSLSDTFGTKGSPISLSTACASGATAIQLGVEAIRRGETDVALCAATEGSVNPEGLVRFSLLSALSTQNDPPQAASKPFSKNRDGFVMAEGAGALVLESYDAAVARGAKILGVVAGCGELTDSFHRTRSSPDGKPIIGCIRKALADAGMAPEQIDHINAHGTATPENDKMEYVGVSAVFGEHTSKIPVSSNKSMVGHTISAAGAVEAIFSLQTLEHQRIPPTINYDIPDPAILFDVVGNKARDARVTTVMSNSFGFGGQNASLILTREPA
- a CDS encoding VOC family protein is translated as MFSHVMIGTNDLDKAKAFYDKLLGTLGVRPARVDGHRIFYITPTGIFSVSKPINGQPATPANGGTIGFACSSPEQADAWHAAGLEAGGTTCENPPGVREGSAGKLYLAYLRDLDGNKLCAMHRMT
- a CDS encoding beta-ketoacyl-ACP synthase, which codes for MSETTAVTSEPVEVWITGIGLATSLGEGLDANWDALNSGRINVDEQGFAPYIVHPWAKVNLEAQIPKKEQRQMEAWQRIGTYAAGLALDSAGLKGNKDILSRMDMIVAAGGGERDISVDTAILNAEAQGNCTPGFLNDRLMSDLRPTLFLAQLSNLLAGNIAISHGVCGTSRTFMGEEVAGVDAFKIALARIAGGQSDIALVGGSHNGERKDLLVLYEFGDYNLKNEFKPVWSRKDHPGFALGSAGAFLVLESRPHAEARGAKPLARLSKVVADRARRKEAGAVTGTLDRLWLALDVHEAPGAIITGATGAEPVTSEERAFLDHHKAFAVRSSGTRFGHSMEAQFALGLALAALSISRGALFAPGDASGVETDMKDAPAQIVVVGAGHYRGEGMALVEAVK
- a CDS encoding rhodanese-like domain-containing protein, which encodes MGVAVVHDLTPQDVAQGIAEGRILLVDVREPNEVSAEAYPDGVVVPLSGFDPKLIPDPQGKDVVFACRSGKRSVTASLAAQAAGLPYDKHLQGGMLGWKAAGLPTRTGG